The genomic stretch AGTTGGCCAAACCTTCCTAACAATATATGTTTATCCTTGAAGTGGTTCCTGGAAAATAATCTCTGCGTAGTCACTACCTTCCACACCCATTCAACAAaaagcccacaaacaaacaaaaaagcacagcAGTTTAGTTCTTCTTGGGCTCATATTGCTAGAACAATTGTACCCATGGCCAGTCCCCTAGAGGGAAGAAAAGACTCTCTACCAGCCAGTACTTGCTCCCTCCTCAGGGAAGAGGATACCCCAGGGGACTTTGCACTTGCTGGCAAACAAAGAAAATCAaggaattctttaaaaaatgatttgtgGGGAGATTTGGTCTGGCTTTTGAGAGCTTGGCCAGCGATGACCTATCTTATGGAACGAGGGCACTGGGAGGTTACAACACCTGGAAGCATGAGCAGTGCTTTTGCTCATCAGCTGCTCAGCACCCAGTTCCAGGGTACCTCAGCCTTCCACTCCATCATCACTCAGGGTGCATGGCTGCCTGCCACGAATGGGGTTGAGATGAAGTGGGCAGGGACTTTGGAGGTCTGGGAACAGCTCTGTCTCCTGCATTTGGGAGTGGAGATGGGGGAAGTTTGACACCCAAAGGAGCCTGTAGCAACCTAGGTCCTGGGGCGCAGAGTCAGAAGGGAGCTTTGGTGGCGTTCAACTTCAATGACAGATGCTGGGGAAGTTATTGTGGCCGAGTCGAGTGCAAAATGAAAAACAGAGTGCCTTGTTGTCAAACTAGAGGTGGTAAAGCTGGGTAGGACCCTCGGGACGATGAGGATTGGGGGTGGCAGTCCAGGGGGCCTTTTCAGCTCCACCATCACATCTTGCAAATTGGGACTCACTCCTGTACTTCACTGGGGAAGAGACAATTGACTGTTGGTACTTATCAGAAAGAGAAACTGAGTCTCTCGGTATGAGTTACCCAGAGCAGGGAGTGGGGGGTGTCTTTCATAGGTGGCTGGATCTGGGTTTATGCTATGAGGAGCCCCAAGTCCTTCCAGGATATAGAGACAGGAGGGAATTACTGCTGTAGCTGCATCCAAGGGACTTTAAGGCTCACTCCCTGCAGACCCAGTTTCACTTCCCcccagagagcagagagagggtgTGTTTGGTCTTTTATGGGCAATACCTGCACCCACTAAAGAGGGTCCACACAGAAAAGCCAGTCGGGTCCCTTTTGCCACAGTCACAAGAGGCAGAGGCTGTGAAGCTGTTTTTCTAAGTGCAGCGAATGCCCTCTTGGTATCTGGACAGACACTGCAGCCCTGGCCTTCTCCATGGTAACCAGACAGCAGAGCACATCAGGAACAAAGGAACAGCGCCCTTTACTGCCCCAGGGCTCCCTGGAGCTCAGAGAATGTAGGGAGAGTGAGCAGAGGCTTGCAAGGACCACATCTACCACACTGCAAGGGAAATATTTCCCAGGAACCACTTCAAGGATAAACATGTATTGTTAGGAAGGTTTGGCCAATTCAAGTCACAGTTTATTCTTGGAGAATTTCTCCACCAGTCTCATTGAACAATCCCATCTTACCCATTGTCAGgaagcatcacagggtatgagtCTCCTATTTGCTGTCTCTTGTGATCTGTTGGTGAAACAGCACAGTCCTtggactattttcttttttctttcttgaggtactacccagttgtgctcagtggttacacctggctgtgctcagggaaacatatggggtgctatggattgaaccagggtcagtcctgtgcaaggcaaatgcctttattcACTGGACTATAGCTTGGGCCCACTATTTCTTCTCGCATTGAAACTCTGTGATTTTGCAATGGAAGGAGGTATGGAGGGAGtcaggaaagaaaggaagtgaaagaaggaatgaaggaagcaaggaaggaataGGGAAGGATAGTgaaaaggaagggatggaggaaagaTGGAGATATGGGtgggagaaagaaaatatggaaacaaGAAGCACCCAGTTTGCTATAGTTATTTATATGGATAATCAATGTGACTTTGGTaaataaatatgttctttttGAAAGAAAGTGCGACAGTATCATAATTTACCAATGATGGATTTGGAAGTCATTTCCATTGAAAAAacataggtttttgtttgtttgtttgtttgtttttgagtggggggaataatttgtattttggatTAGCCAGCTGGACTGTTTAGATGATCCCAATCTTATTGGCAACATCCAAGGCCTCATAGTCAGGAGCCAGCCGAACATATGCTTTCTTCTCTCCATCAGGTCTAATCAGGGTGTTGACCTTAGCCACATCAATGTCATAGAGCTTCTTCACAGCCTGTTTAATCTGATGTTTGTTGGCTTTGACATCCACAATGAACACGAGTGTGTTGTTATCTTCTATCTTCTTCATGGCCGACTCAGTGGTCAGAGGGAATATGATGATGGCATAATGGTCAAGCTTGTTTCTCCTAGGGGCGCTCTTACGAGGATATTTGGGTTGCCTTCTCAACCTCAAAGTTTTGGGTCTTTGGAAGGTGGGTGATGTTTGGATCTTCTTTTTGTGGCTGTGAACACCTTTCAGGATGGCTTTCTTAGCCTTGGCTTCAGCTTTGGGAGGTGCAGGAGCTTCCTTCTTGGCCTTCGGCAC from Suncus etruscus isolate mSunEtr1 chromosome 18, mSunEtr1.pri.cur, whole genome shotgun sequence encodes the following:
- the LOC125996597 gene encoding 60S ribosomal protein L23a-like, giving the protein MVPKAKKEAPAPPKAEAKAKKAILKGVHSHKKKIQTSPTFQRPKTLRLRRQPKYPRKSAPRRNKLDHYAIIIFPLTTESAMKKIEDNNTLVFIVDVKANKHQIKQAVKKLYDIDVAKVNTLIRPDGEKKAYVRLAPDYEALDVANKIGII